AGCTACGACTATTAGGCTACTAAATGGAAAATAACCAGGATCAAAAACATACTATTTCTGCATTGGTGGATAACGAACCCGGGGTCCTGTCGCGCGTTACGGGTTTATTCAGCGGCCGAGGTTTTAATATTGAAAGTCTTTGTGTGGCTGAGACCATGGATCCCCTGGTTTCTCGAATTACCTTAGTAACACGAGGAAATGATCAAATTATAGAACAAATAACCAAACAGCTCAATAAACTGATCAATGTCATTAAGGTAATAGATTTTACCAATACCGAATTTGTCGAAAGAGAGATGGCCTTGATTAAGGTCCGGGCCGAGGCCCAAACCCGGGCCGAAATTTTGAGAATCGTAGACATCTTCCGCTGTAAGGTGGTCGATGTAAGTCCCCAATTTTATACGATTGAGGTGACCGGCAATGAAGGGAAAATCAAGGCTATTTTGGATTTGCTGGGTCCCCTTGGGATTAAAGAAATCGCCCGCACCGGTGCTATTGCCATGGCCCGGAGCAAAAAAGAAGGTTCATTAAAGAGGGAAAAATCTGTTATACTACAAGAGACGTTTGGAGGAGGAAAGAAATGAAAATTTTTTATGACCAGGAAGCAGATCTTAACATCCTAAAAGGAAAGAAAGTAGCCATCATCGGCTACGGGAGTCAGGGACACGCCCAGGCCTTGAATTTACGGGATTCAGGGGTGGACGTGGTTGTAGCTGAATTGGCCGGTACTCCTAATTACCAACTGGCCCAGGAACAAGGATTTGTTCCGGTTACTGCGGCCCAGGCCGCAGCCCAGGCCCAGGTTATTCAAATCCTGGCCCAGGACCATGCCCAGGCCTATCTGTTTGAAAATGAGGTCCTGCCCCATTTGACGCCCGATAAAACCATCGTTTTTTCACACGGCTTTAATATTCATTATGGGCAAATTGTCCCCCCGTCTAATGTGGATGTGGTCATGGTTGCCCCCAAGGGACCAGGTCATTTGGTACGTCGGGAATTTGAAAAAGGGGCCGGGGTTCCATCCCTGGTTGCGATCCATCAGGATCCTTCCGGCAATGCCATGAAGAC
The sequence above is drawn from the Deltaproteobacteria bacterium genome and encodes:
- the ilvN gene encoding acetolactate synthase small subunit produces the protein MENNQDQKHTISALVDNEPGVLSRVTGLFSGRGFNIESLCVAETMDPLVSRITLVTRGNDQIIEQITKQLNKLINVIKVIDFTNTEFVEREMALIKVRAEAQTRAEILRIVDIFRCKVVDVSPQFYTIEVTGNEGKIKAILDLLGPLGIKEIARTGAIAMARSKKEGSLKREKSVILQETFGGGKK